A region from the Lentisphaera profundi genome encodes:
- a CDS encoding DNRLRE domain-containing protein yields the protein MTHLPYRLGSNFSSKNALVFFLVFFVISSSLIADPSARILFDFETKKDLATWTNQKLDNYTEPAVDIELSDKHVSHGKHSLKLSYNGGLWPTVFSEAISIDDWKNEKILNADITLSRDAVVCFRVMQEKSTRDNNWDGFAGRFERTALLKKGNNTLVAALCHKGDQKFVPKFGKVVRFEIALYDAKVGDSIYIDNIRLSPTDMSIQELPFSQLKGKMPNRGHHLFTVLGSNLKVKNITHLASELAPDWKMPTPRSIKELETEFKERYLEILKLNPNAKLAIFRDGQAGFNPKKPEQVYSAWRDTYISCHEPESMLTVKGIINYGKKPLQEIFMRHRTALMKADFSSVPKGSKVLAAEFVVCRTKDFEASRCEKMPNMWVMEACNRPWVETEVNAFQYARHRYWSNFSGRAWEGENPDSLPLFLAHGPGQGQVNSWDFTHAMKYWIEQEKPNYGFWLYGNSKDWFLRAHYRESKELASRPAIMLIYE from the coding sequence ATGACTCATTTACCCTATCGACTCGGATCAAATTTCAGCAGCAAAAATGCGCTCGTATTTTTTCTAGTTTTTTTTGTGATTTCAAGCAGCCTTATTGCGGACCCATCAGCAAGAATTTTATTTGATTTCGAAACAAAAAAAGACCTCGCTACATGGACTAATCAAAAGCTCGATAACTACACCGAGCCTGCTGTCGATATAGAATTGTCTGACAAACACGTCAGCCATGGTAAACACAGTCTAAAGTTGTCATACAATGGTGGTTTGTGGCCCACTGTATTTAGTGAAGCCATCAGTATTGATGACTGGAAAAACGAAAAGATTTTAAACGCGGATATAACACTATCCCGCGATGCCGTAGTCTGCTTCAGAGTGATGCAGGAAAAAAGTACACGTGATAATAATTGGGATGGCTTCGCCGGTCGATTTGAACGCACCGCTTTACTAAAAAAAGGCAACAACACTTTAGTGGCGGCTTTATGTCATAAGGGCGACCAAAAATTTGTTCCTAAATTCGGCAAAGTCGTGCGCTTTGAAATAGCTCTCTATGATGCAAAAGTTGGCGACTCAATTTATATTGATAATATACGTTTATCCCCTACTGACATGTCTATACAAGAATTGCCCTTTTCCCAACTTAAAGGGAAAATGCCTAATAGAGGCCATCACTTATTTACAGTGCTGGGCTCAAACTTAAAAGTGAAAAATATTACACATTTAGCCTCAGAACTTGCCCCCGATTGGAAGATGCCTACGCCACGCAGCATTAAAGAACTTGAAACTGAATTCAAAGAACGCTACTTAGAAATCCTTAAACTGAATCCAAATGCAAAACTCGCTATTTTTCGCGATGGCCAAGCAGGTTTTAATCCCAAAAAACCAGAACAAGTTTATTCCGCTTGGCGAGATACTTATATATCCTGCCACGAGCCTGAAAGTATGCTGACAGTTAAGGGAATTATAAATTACGGTAAAAAACCTTTGCAAGAAATTTTTATGCGTCATCGCACCGCGCTCATGAAAGCGGACTTTTCCTCAGTCCCTAAAGGTAGCAAAGTTCTAGCTGCTGAATTCGTGGTATGTCGCACAAAAGACTTTGAAGCTTCTCGTTGTGAAAAAATGCCTAATATGTGGGTTATGGAAGCCTGTAATCGTCCTTGGGTAGAAACTGAAGTCAATGCTTTTCAATACGCGCGACATCGTTATTGGAGTAATTTTAGTGGTCGTGCATGGGAAGGTGAGAACCCCGATTCATTGCCGTTATTTTTAGCCCATGGTCCTGGTCAAGGACAAGTGAACAGCTGGGACTTTACACATGCCATGAAATATTGGATAGAACAAGAAAAACCAAATTATGGTTTTTGGCTTTACGGCAATTCGAAAGACTGGTTTCTCAGAGCTCATTATAGAGAGAGCAAAGAGCTAGCATCACGCCCCGCAATCATGCTAATTTATGAATAA
- a CDS encoding sialate O-acetylesterase, which yields MQLSKSILLLMIFTSSILQADTLKLSLPHIFSDHMVLQRNQEITIWGSTKAKAKVTVRLGKDLVSSKADSQGKWKVLLAARKANNQPVSLIIKSAGETKVINDILVGDIWLGSGQSNMEFPLKQTHLASASIAAANEPQIRCFHVPKTVSNKANSDINATWKLSSPKSIPDFSAVLYHFGKRLHDDLDVPIALINSSWGGSKIASWMSSNDKPGEMYNGMIAPLRDFKIKGCIWYQGEANVIKKDGEKYFGMMKSLIEGWRQFWGSDMPFYFVQIAPWSVYEAGELPSLWQAQLKTLKLPATGMVVVTDLVDNINDIHPKKKYEVGNRLALWALAKTYGKKDLFYSGPLMEKVVFQGKNARVHFKYADGLKSSDGKELKEFKIAGADGIYINAKAKIYGETVVLSANGLTPVSVQFGWHKIAKPNLVNKANLPASPFQSNKRTDETGK from the coding sequence ATGCAGCTTTCTAAATCCATCTTACTCTTAATGATTTTCACTTCGTCGATACTACAGGCAGACACCTTAAAACTCAGCCTACCCCATATTTTTAGTGATCATATGGTACTGCAGAGAAATCAGGAGATTACTATATGGGGATCGACAAAAGCTAAGGCTAAGGTCACAGTTCGTTTAGGTAAAGACTTGGTTTCAAGCAAAGCGGATTCTCAAGGAAAGTGGAAGGTTCTACTCGCCGCACGAAAAGCCAATAATCAGCCTGTCAGTTTGATTATAAAGAGTGCTGGTGAAACCAAAGTCATTAATGACATCCTCGTGGGAGATATTTGGCTGGGATCTGGACAATCCAACATGGAATTCCCCCTAAAGCAAACACATCTAGCATCAGCAAGCATAGCGGCCGCAAATGAGCCGCAAATCCGCTGTTTCCATGTCCCTAAAACAGTTTCTAACAAAGCAAACTCCGATATCAATGCCACTTGGAAGCTAAGTAGCCCTAAAAGCATTCCCGATTTTTCTGCTGTCTTATATCATTTTGGTAAACGTTTACATGATGACTTAGATGTTCCTATTGCTTTGATAAATAGCTCTTGGGGCGGATCAAAGATTGCCAGTTGGATGAGTTCCAATGATAAACCCGGAGAGATGTATAATGGTATGATTGCTCCTTTACGTGATTTTAAGATCAAAGGTTGTATCTGGTATCAAGGTGAAGCTAATGTCATCAAAAAAGATGGCGAGAAATACTTTGGTATGATGAAATCTTTGATTGAAGGCTGGCGTCAGTTTTGGGGCTCAGACATGCCTTTTTACTTTGTCCAAATTGCTCCTTGGTCTGTCTATGAAGCCGGTGAACTCCCAAGCCTATGGCAAGCTCAATTAAAGACCTTAAAACTGCCTGCGACCGGCATGGTTGTCGTGACAGATCTTGTCGACAACATTAATGATATCCACCCTAAGAAAAAATATGAGGTCGGCAATCGTTTAGCACTCTGGGCCTTAGCAAAAACTTACGGTAAAAAAGACCTTTTCTATTCGGGTCCTCTCATGGAAAAAGTTGTTTTTCAGGGTAAAAATGCACGAGTTCACTTCAAGTATGCCGATGGCTTAAAAAGTTCTGATGGCAAAGAATTAAAGGAATTTAAAATTGCTGGAGCAGATGGGATTTACATAAATGCGAAAGCCAAGATTTATGGTGAAACAGTAGTACTATCTGCCAATGGTCTCACGCCTGTGTCGGTACAGTTCGGCTGGCACAAAATCGCTAAACCCAACCTTGTCAATAAAGCTAATCTTCCCGCCTCCCCTTTTCAAAGTAACAAGCGGACTGACGAAACCGGTAAATAG
- a CDS encoding GDSL-type esterase/lipase family protein: MKISLLIFTMISLNFTGHIFAQETAYPSPLKFEGSIKDFEKQEERQQTPKNAIVVTGSSTIVGWKSIHDDLKPLTIIPRGFGGSNMNDLYHYSEQLIIKHKPRAVVIYEGDNDLIFRVSPKQIKNKFIKLKDKLLKADKKLRIYLISVKPSIARKSYLEKAKEVNEIFKDLCNSSNNLYFIDTFSPMMDGDKIKKDVFLKDKLHYNDTGYKIWTQAVLPVLLKNELKFEKK; the protein is encoded by the coding sequence ATGAAAATATCATTATTAATATTCACCATGATTTCCCTCAATTTCACTGGTCATATATTTGCTCAGGAAACAGCTTATCCATCACCGCTTAAATTTGAAGGAAGTATAAAAGATTTTGAAAAACAGGAGGAACGACAGCAAACACCAAAAAATGCCATAGTCGTCACGGGCAGCTCTACAATTGTAGGATGGAAAAGCATTCACGACGACCTGAAACCCTTGACTATAATTCCAAGAGGTTTTGGTGGCAGTAATATGAATGACCTCTATCATTATTCTGAACAACTGATTATCAAGCACAAGCCCCGAGCTGTCGTTATATATGAGGGCGATAACGACCTTATTTTTAGAGTCTCACCTAAACAGATCAAAAATAAGTTTATAAAATTAAAAGACAAACTTTTAAAGGCTGATAAAAAATTAAGGATTTATCTGATTTCAGTAAAGCCGAGTATTGCTCGTAAGTCTTATTTAGAAAAGGCTAAGGAAGTTAATGAAATTTTCAAAGACCTCTGTAATTCATCCAATAATTTATACTTTATCGATACTTTTAGCCCCATGATGGATGGTGATAAAATTAAGAAAGATGTTTTCTTAAAAGATAAGCTTCATTACAATGATACAGGTTATAAAATATGGACTCAGGCAGTCCTTCCTGTTTTACTAAAAAATGAACTGAAGTTTGAAAAAAAATAA
- a CDS encoding sodium:solute symporter family protein yields MFQFIDWALIIGYLIFTFATGFMMKSKASEDGLDSYFAAGRNIPWWWIGTSMVATTFAADTPLWISGVVAKYGIAGNWFWWTAAIGITFMTFFFARKWRESGVLTDVELTEMRYGGKEAASLRIIKAFFSSIVVNSLVLGWVFAAMAKITRPFIHWDQLLGADLFSRLETLWPSFLMFNDLNNTLSIFIIAIIVIVYSSAGGICGVMFTDLFQFAIACFAAVAFSYFAVQHVGGLESMWTQIETLYPDTHQNYTSFTPSFSGDNALMPLAVFLVSIGFIWWTKDSVDGSGYFAQRMYTASTPADAEKGSLWFAFANFALRSWPWIIIGLVAIVVYPLNDPNSAIALSGDREMAYPILMRDILGPGWLGLVFLSLMAAFMSTVDTHINWGASYIANDFYKRFLNPQATQKDLVRVGRYSVIAISVISISIASQISSIDAVVKFFGGMVAGMGAPHLLRWFWWRANAWTEITGMIAGALSAIILYSLPISEHIPAEYLIAWISLFSIYLSIRVTLMTDPVDDEKLKTFVMKVRPLGFWKGFNHHVPHVRTMKDSILLWVMSCTSIYLYVFGIGNLLKLHLILGSFFIITATLLLIPILKKINQKEDDKFGWIDLEGTLFPTLEDNHAVFAQVFWDESEQNLLDKGWIKVHSLDNKRLWHSTSEPNPEMFSTLQTIELEDK; encoded by the coding sequence ATGTTTCAATTCATTGACTGGGCCCTCATCATAGGCTACCTCATTTTCACCTTCGCGACCGGCTTTATGATGAAATCTAAAGCTAGTGAAGATGGCTTAGATTCATACTTTGCTGCAGGCCGCAATATCCCTTGGTGGTGGATTGGTACTTCTATGGTCGCCACTACCTTTGCGGCAGATACACCTTTGTGGATATCTGGCGTTGTCGCCAAATATGGCATTGCAGGTAATTGGTTCTGGTGGACGGCAGCCATCGGCATAACTTTTATGACTTTTTTCTTTGCCCGCAAATGGCGTGAAAGTGGCGTTTTAACCGATGTCGAATTAACCGAAATGCGCTACGGTGGCAAAGAAGCTGCTTCACTGCGTATCATCAAAGCCTTTTTCAGTAGTATTGTGGTTAACTCCTTAGTCCTAGGTTGGGTTTTTGCGGCCATGGCAAAAATAACACGCCCTTTTATTCATTGGGATCAACTTCTTGGTGCTGATCTTTTTTCACGTTTAGAGACTCTCTGGCCAAGTTTTCTGATGTTCAATGATCTCAATAATACTCTCAGTATTTTTATAATTGCAATCATTGTTATTGTGTATAGCTCCGCAGGTGGTATTTGCGGTGTGATGTTCACTGATTTATTCCAATTTGCTATTGCTTGTTTTGCCGCCGTTGCCTTTTCCTATTTTGCTGTACAACACGTCGGAGGACTGGAGTCGATGTGGACACAAATCGAAACACTTTATCCAGATACCCACCAAAACTACACCTCTTTTACACCTTCATTTAGTGGTGACAATGCACTGATGCCACTCGCAGTTTTCCTTGTATCCATAGGCTTCATTTGGTGGACCAAGGACTCGGTGGATGGTTCGGGGTACTTTGCCCAACGCATGTATACCGCTAGCACTCCTGCCGACGCCGAAAAAGGATCCCTTTGGTTTGCTTTTGCAAATTTTGCCTTACGCTCCTGGCCATGGATCATTATTGGCTTAGTTGCCATTGTTGTTTATCCACTTAATGATCCTAATTCAGCTATAGCGCTCTCAGGTGACCGTGAAATGGCTTATCCCATTCTGATGCGAGACATCCTTGGCCCCGGTTGGTTAGGCCTCGTTTTCCTGAGTCTTATGGCCGCCTTTATGAGTACTGTAGACACCCATATAAACTGGGGTGCTTCCTACATTGCCAATGATTTTTATAAACGCTTTCTTAATCCTCAAGCAACTCAAAAAGATCTCGTTCGCGTGGGTCGTTACTCTGTCATTGCTATCTCAGTCATTTCAATTTCAATCGCAAGCCAAATTTCGTCGATAGATGCTGTTGTCAAATTTTTTGGTGGCATGGTTGCTGGCATGGGGGCTCCTCACCTTTTACGTTGGTTTTGGTGGCGCGCCAATGCCTGGACTGAAATAACCGGCATGATTGCTGGAGCTCTAAGTGCTATCATTCTTTACTCTTTACCCATTAGTGAACACATCCCCGCTGAGTATTTAATTGCCTGGATTAGTTTATTTAGTATCTATCTTTCAATCCGAGTCACCCTTATGACTGACCCTGTTGATGACGAAAAACTAAAAACTTTTGTGATGAAGGTTCGTCCTCTGGGTTTTTGGAAAGGATTCAATCATCATGTTCCGCATGTACGTACAATGAAAGATAGTATTCTTTTATGGGTCATGTCCTGCACATCCATTTATTTATATGTTTTTGGTATTGGTAACCTGCTCAAACTTCATCTTATACTCGGAAGTTTCTTCATTATTACTGCGACGCTTTTACTGATTCCTATCTTAAAGAAAATTAATCAAAAAGAGGATGATAAATTTGGCTGGATTGACCTTGAGGGCACTCTATTTCCTACCCTAGAGGATAATCACGCTGTTTTTGCTCAAGTCTTTTGGGATGAAAGCGAACAAAACCTACTCGATAAGGGTTGGATCAAAGTCCATAGTCTTGACAATAAACGTCTATGGCATTCTACATCCGAACCAAATCCTGAGATGTTTTCGACGCTCCAAACTATTGAACTCGAAGACAAATAA
- a CDS encoding SGNH/GDSL hydrolase family protein, with translation MNKFLLLCLIFSAPLCAEKLNIEALDKNMAIKTADQNGIVWFSPQEKPFRLSGFKWINKESLYRRLPLTPDFAIRKAVDNLANNTSGGQIHFKTDSSKILIRAKIAYESSMYHMPATGQSSFDLYTGAPGELLYCKTARFKTSETAFTSTLFEDKKQMRNFVINFPLYNGVKSLEIGLIADSQVDEPPAFEGEGPIVVYGTSITQGGCAARPGLSYTNILSRRLNREFVNLGFSGNGRGEPALAHLINDIPNKSMIILDYEANANEDIPNSLGPFIDILRVKNPKIPILIISRILYATQARKFKTVHLSTSLALFQKDLVKSRQLAGDNNIYFLDGKSLLGAYAHEATVDGVHPNSYGFMMMAENIHPVIQQILKPKGAQ, from the coding sequence ATGAACAAATTTTTATTATTGTGTTTAATATTCTCTGCACCGCTTTGTGCTGAGAAATTAAATATTGAAGCACTCGACAAAAACATGGCGATCAAGACTGCCGATCAAAATGGTATCGTTTGGTTTAGCCCTCAGGAAAAACCTTTTCGCCTAAGTGGTTTCAAATGGATAAACAAAGAGTCACTTTACCGTCGTTTACCCCTCACACCTGATTTCGCTATTCGCAAAGCCGTGGATAACTTGGCCAATAATACCTCTGGTGGCCAAATCCATTTTAAAACAGACAGTAGCAAAATCCTTATACGTGCCAAGATTGCTTATGAATCCAGCATGTATCATATGCCTGCTACCGGGCAAAGTAGTTTTGATCTCTACACCGGTGCTCCAGGTGAACTACTGTATTGCAAAACGGCTCGTTTCAAAACATCCGAAACCGCATTCACTTCCACACTCTTTGAAGATAAGAAACAGATGCGTAATTTTGTGATTAATTTCCCCCTATACAATGGCGTCAAGTCACTAGAAATTGGCCTCATAGCTGATTCACAGGTCGATGAACCTCCTGCCTTTGAAGGCGAAGGTCCCATAGTAGTATATGGCACATCTATAACTCAAGGCGGCTGTGCAGCTAGACCTGGCTTATCTTATACCAATATCCTTAGTCGCCGCCTCAACAGAGAATTTGTTAATCTTGGTTTTTCCGGAAATGGTCGAGGGGAACCCGCCTTAGCTCATCTAATTAATGATATTCCAAATAAGTCGATGATTATCCTCGATTATGAAGCTAATGCTAATGAAGATATTCCTAACTCACTAGGTCCTTTTATAGACATACTGAGAGTCAAGAATCCCAAGATCCCGATATTGATAATATCGCGTATTCTCTACGCCACACAAGCTCGTAAATTCAAAACTGTACATTTATCGACTTCACTTGCTTTATTCCAAAAAGATTTAGTGAAGTCAAGACAATTAGCCGGCGACAATAACATTTATTTCCTCGACGGAAAATCACTCTTAGGTGCCTACGCTCATGAAGCCACTGTAGATGGAGTCCATCCAAACTCTTATGGCTTTATGATGATGGCCGAAAATATTCATCCTGTAATACAGCAGATATTAAAACCTAAAGGCGCGCAATAA